Part of the Pseudobacteriovorax antillogorgiicola genome is shown below.
GGTAGTATATCCCAATACTTTTCATGACTTATATCCCTAGAAATCCAAAAATAGACCATCAGCTTGTGGGATTACGAGCCGTCAGATGTCTTTCCAGCTCGTTAGATGGGTTTCATTATGATCCATTTGTCTGATTTCGTCTTGCATATTTTTTGGGAAACTTTGTCACTTTTGCAATTTTGGAGCGAATTCTTATGCAACTAGACGAAGGGAGGAGTGATGAAGCTCATTCGGTGCTTGCTAGCTACCATGATCTTGCTAGGCAGTGTTAACGCTCAGGGCCAAACCGTCCGTGTTGATTGGATCGAAGTTGTTGGCTTAAGAAAAACTAGCGATCGAGTGATCCTACAGCTTCTCGAACTTGAAATCGGTGCGAGGGTTGACACTGTCGATATAGAGCGTGGGGTGAGGCGGATAAGAAACACGCGCTTATTCACGGATGTTCAGTACCGCCTTGAAGAGCGTGGCGATGAACGAGTTTTGATCGTTCATGCAAAGGATCGTTGGACGACAATTCCCATTGCTAAATTCAATTCTGGAGGTGGCGTTCAGCAGTTGATTCTTGGTGTTTACGACCCCAATATTGCTGGGTCGTATCTAGAAGCAGGAGCGCAGTTGGAACGTCTCGAAGATATGAATTCGGGGGTGATATGGTTCAAGGCACCGCATCTGATGGGGAGTCGCTTTAGTCTTAATCTTCAGCTCTGGAACACCAATCGGATGAGAACGTTCTATGATCAAAAATCTTCAGGTCCAGAAGAAATTGATGGCTATCTCCAAACTCGAAAACAATTGGTAATCATCTTATCCCATGAGGTTTCAGAGTATCTGTCGTGGACCGCGGGGGTCGAAAGGCATCAGGATTTTTTCTCGTTGGACTATGTTACTGATGAAGTTATCGTCGCGAGAGGCGCCGCACCACTGCCGCAGAATACTGATCTAGCGAAGTTCAGTCTTGGCCTCCAATTGGGCCGTATGGACTATGGGGAATATCTGGTAGATGGCCTGCAGGCAAACATAGATTCAAGCATATTCGAGGGAACTTCGAGTGATCGTAATAAGTTTGTTCAGATGGAACTTGGATTACACTATAGCAAGACAATTTCTGGCCAACATACCTTCGCGCAACGTTTCTTATGGGGTCGGACAGACGCTCAAGACCAGCAGTATCGCTTCTACTTGGGAGGTCTTGATCGTATTCGTGGTTTTGTAGACAATCGGTTTAGTA
Proteins encoded:
- a CDS encoding BamA/TamA family outer membrane protein, encoding MKLIRCLLATMILLGSVNAQGQTVRVDWIEVVGLRKTSDRVILQLLELEIGARVDTVDIERGVRRIRNTRLFTDVQYRLEERGDERVLIVHAKDRWTTIPIAKFNSGGGVQQLILGVYDPNIAGSYLEAGAQLERLEDMNSGVIWFKAPHLMGSRFSLNLQLWNTNRMRTFYDQKSSGPEEIDGYLQTRKQLVIILSHEVSEYLSWTAGVERHQDFFSLDYVTDEVIVARGAAPLPQNTDLAKFSLGLQLGRMDYGEYLVDGLQANIDSSIFEGTSSDRNKFVQMELGLHYSKTISGQHTFAQRFLWGRTDAQDQQYRFYLGGLDRIRGFVDNRFSSDNFWLSNTEFRYLTARWTHILLQGTVFTDILSTAEGGEGDGVTAASAGFGLRFIAPRIYRFVGRIDYAATLRKTDEQHVSFGVQQFF